tcaaacttatcttgctgaagtcacttactggtctcctgcctgctctgaggactttgctaggactttgggcagagctgcagaggcacgcctgattcggatttcccggacccagccgtcagcggaggagtgggacacgacagaaggttgtagagagtgtggttgcatggcagcttccccggcacctggaggaagctgtctatctagacccgttccagtctggcttccgacccggttacagcacggagacggctttggttgcattggtggatgacctctggagggccagggacaggggttgttcctctgccctggtcctattagatctctcagcggcttttgataccatcgaccatggtatcctgctgcgccggttggagggattgggattgggaggcactgtttatcggtggttctcctcctatctctccaaccggtcgcagatggtgttgacgggggcagaggtcgtcctcgaggtgcctcacttgtggagtaccccagggatcgattctctcgcctactctgttcaacatctacatgaagccgctgagtgaggtcatcagtggttttggggtgagttatcatctgtacgctgatgatactcaactgtacttttccaccccggaccaccccaacgaagcggttgaagtgctgtcccggtgcctggaagctgtacgggtctggatggggagaaacagactcaagctcaatccctccaagacggagtggctgtggatgccggcaccccggtacagtcagctgcatccgcagctgactgttgggggcgagttagtggccccaaaggaggtggtttgcaacttgggcgtcctcctggatggacggctgtcctttgatgaacatctggcggccgtctccaggagggccttttaccaagttcgcttggtccgccagttgcgtcccttccttgaccgggatgccttatgcacagtcactcacgctctggttacgtctcggctggattactgcaatgctctctacatggggctgcccttgaggtgcacccggaggctgcagttagtccagaatgcagctgcgcgagtagtaatgggagccgctcgtggctcccacgtaacaccactgctccgtagtctgcactggcttcctgtggtctttcgggtgcgcttcaagattctggttaccacctttaaagcgctccatggcttaggacccgggtacttacgagaccgcctgctgttaccctatgcctcccaccgacccgtacgctctcacagagagggtcttctcagggtgccgtccgccaaacaatgtcggctggcggcccccaggagtagggccttctctgtgggagcatcgacgctctggaatgaactcccccctggcatacgtcaagtgcctgatcttcggaccttccgtcgtgagctaaaaacatatttatttattcaagcgggactggcataaatagtttgattttaaattggggttttattaatattttaaattttaaattcattttaattg
Above is a window of Ahaetulla prasina isolate Xishuangbanna chromosome 4, ASM2864084v1, whole genome shotgun sequence DNA encoding:
- the LOC131197613 gene encoding uncharacterized protein LOC131197613, with translation MKPLSEVISGFGVSYHLYADDTQLYFSTPDHPNEAVEVLSRCLEAVRVWMGRNRLKLNPSKTEWLWMPAPRYSQLHPQLTVGGELVAPKEVVCNLGVLLDGRLSFDEHLAAVSRRAFYQVRLVRQLRPFLDRDALCTVTHALVTSRLDYCNALYMGLPLRCTRRLQLVQNAAARVVMGAARGSHVTPLLRSLHWLPVVFRVRFKILVTTFKALHGLGPGYLRDRLLLPYASHRPVRSHREGLLRVPSAKQCRLAAPRSRAFSVGASTLWNELPPGIRQVPDLRTFRRELKTYLFIQAGLA